The following coding sequences are from one Campylobacter sp. RM16187 window:
- a CDS encoding ABC transporter ATP-binding protein, translating into MLEIIDLNFAYPNGAGRLKNVNLSLKKGEILTVLGKNGAGKSTMLGLMSGALKPNSGKVMLNGRNVLDMSSKERAKLMAYVAQSEVCEYEYSALEYITMGRAAHLGIFAKPAKEDYETAKKYIQMLGIGHLESKFITQMSGGEKQMSSIARALTAEPELIIFDEPTSALDFGNQYKFLKMAKWLLEKGYTIILTTHNPDFAILLGGVVVLVKNGGEVECGSVSEIIKSENLSQLYDTPLDVSFVESVKRSCCLTYPL; encoded by the coding sequence ATGCTTGAGATAATCGATCTAAATTTTGCCTATCCAAACGGTGCCGGGCGTCTTAAAAACGTAAATTTAAGCCTTAAAAAGGGCGAAATTTTAACCGTGCTTGGTAAAAACGGTGCGGGCAAATCAACTATGCTGGGTCTTATGAGCGGTGCGCTTAAGCCAAATTCCGGCAAGGTTATGCTCAATGGACGAAACGTGCTTGATATGAGTAGCAAAGAGCGAGCTAAGCTCATGGCGTATGTGGCGCAAAGTGAGGTTTGCGAGTACGAATACAGCGCGCTTGAATACATCACAATGGGGCGAGCGGCTCACCTTGGAATTTTTGCCAAGCCTGCCAAAGAGGACTACGAAACGGCTAAAAAATACATCCAAATGCTTGGTATCGGCCATCTTGAAAGCAAATTTATAACCCAAATGAGCGGAGGAGAAAAGCAGATGAGTTCTATCGCCAGAGCCCTTACCGCCGAGCCTGAACTCATCATCTTTGATGAGCCTACGTCCGCGCTTGATTTTGGCAACCAGTATAAGTTCTTAAAAATGGCAAAATGGCTGCTTGAAAAGGGCTACACCATAATCCTAACCACGCATAATCCTGACTTTGCCATCTTGCTTGGCGGAGTTGTAGTACTTGTGAAAAACGGCGGAGAGGTTGAGTGCGGGAGTGTAAGCGAGATAATCAAAAGCGAAAATTTAAGCCAACTTTACGATACTCCGCTTGATGTGAGCTTCGTTGAGAGCGTAAAGCGAAGTTGTTGTTTAACTTATCCGCTTTAA
- a CDS encoding EI24 domain-containing protein produces the protein MIRNFNLAVKDFLTAKFLLLSSLPLVLSIIILGALMIFGGKEIYTALSMGAASGDFSFLDENAHPYIAQILSYGVTKWIVSALFYLTGTFFVLILSVFIALIVAGFLTPVVTEEINKRHYKLPKFETISLARSLKLMAIAIGKFSLLFLISLPLLFVPVLNLFIINVPFFYLYYSLLFIDIGSNTLSKNRFEIALLDMGGYEYKFTALIFYLLCLIPLVGLFLQIFFVIYFSHFFFQKEQIRV, from the coding sequence ATGATAAGAAATTTTAACCTCGCCGTTAAGGACTTTTTAACGGCTAAATTTCTGCTTTTATCAAGCTTGCCGCTTGTGCTGAGCATTATAATTTTGGGTGCGCTTATGATATTTGGTGGCAAGGAAATTTACACAGCCTTAAGCATGGGCGCTGCAAGCGGAGATTTTAGCTTTTTAGACGAAAACGCCCACCCTTACATCGCTCAAATTCTCTCTTACGGCGTTACGAAATGGATAGTTTCGGCTCTCTTTTACCTCACAGGAACATTTTTCGTGCTTATACTTTCTGTGTTTATAGCTCTCATTGTGGCTGGCTTTTTAACTCCGGTTGTAACCGAAGAGATAAACAAAAGACACTATAAGCTACCTAAATTTGAGACCATCTCGCTAGCTAGATCGCTAAAGCTTATGGCAATAGCAATCGGCAAATTTAGCCTGCTTTTTCTCATAAGTCTTCCGCTTTTGTTCGTTCCGGTTTTAAATTTATTCATCATAAACGTGCCGTTTTTTTACCTTTACTACTCGCTTTTATTTATCGATATCGGCTCAAACACGCTTAGCAAAAACCGCTTTGAGATAGCACTACTTGATATGGGCGGATATGAGTATAAATTTACCGCGCTTATATTTTATCTGCTCTGTTTGATACCGCTTGTCGGGCTGTTTTTGCAAATTTTCTTTGTGATTTACTTTTCGCACTTTTTCTTTCAAAAAGAGCAAATTCGCGTCTAA
- a CDS encoding molybdopterin-dependent oxidoreductase, protein MKRRDFIKTSAILGASSLSASRIDGVTKTIFDNKKVFGANRFGTFWANINSGQIVSVSDFEGDKFPNTMNYSLPDVIQNENRVLYPMVRKSYLKAKGPAKSELRGNEEFVRVSWDVALDLAAKALKENFDKYGPESIYGECYWWGGSGKVGWGRTVAHRMLKILGGYVEETDDYSTGAGLTIMPYVLGSGSVYDTPTKWKAVVKNAKNVVFWGTDPIVTNQIGSIPPLHSNYPGIIDLKKSGIKTYSVNVMVNDTARYLGSEPIIVVPNTDTAMVLGMCHYLYENHLYDAEFIKKYTVGFNKFKDYLLGVEDKIVKDVKWASKICGVQPEYIAKFAEKLAKEPTTILIGRALQRADHGEQIFWALVTLNAMLGHIGKEGLGFEFSLGYNSGGAGDKIAPVLKGLSTRISEKYETPDSPWKKFKNVTIPSSRSIEALENPGKEIDHNGKKIKLPHMRVAYNASGSMFTRHQDVNNIVKQWKKFETVITAEPYWTSTARLSDIVFPVAIEVERNDINQTAPNGEYIVAYRPIINPMGESKSDFWICEQICKRWGVGEVFTEGKSELDWVKEFYNDAVTQAKNLNVQMPKFEEFWEKGFVRFEQDKKETELYTRLAAFRENPVKNRLGTPSGKIEIYSPAVAKYGYDDCPGHATWLEPFEWLGSEKTKKYPIHIVSPHSRYRLHSQLNNSIIRNFAEVSGREPILMNPKDAKERGLANGDIVRVFNDRGEILAGVLITDLIQEKVAAICEGAWYDPEKWGEKSLCQHGCVNVLTRDKGTSKLAQSNTAHTTLAQVEKFKGEIKPIKAFSKPIIIQSL, encoded by the coding sequence ATGAAAAGACGAGATTTTATAAAGACCTCAGCTATTCTTGGAGCTAGCTCTTTGAGCGCTAGTAGGATTGATGGTGTTACAAAAACTATTTTTGACAATAAGAAAGTTTTTGGAGCAAATAGATTTGGAACTTTTTGGGCCAATATAAATTCAGGGCAGATCGTTTCTGTAAGTGATTTTGAAGGTGATAAATTTCCAAATACTATGAATTATTCGCTGCCGGATGTAATTCAAAACGAAAACAGAGTTCTTTATCCGATGGTAAGAAAAAGCTATCTAAAGGCTAAAGGTCCTGCAAAAAGCGAATTAAGAGGTAATGAAGAGTTTGTAAGAGTTAGCTGGGATGTAGCTCTTGATCTTGCCGCTAAGGCTTTAAAAGAAAATTTCGATAAATATGGCCCTGAAAGTATCTACGGTGAGTGCTACTGGTGGGGCGGTAGCGGTAAAGTAGGCTGGGGCAGAACCGTAGCTCACAGAATGTTAAAAATTCTTGGCGGATATGTTGAGGAGACTGATGATTATTCGACGGGAGCGGGTCTTACTATAATGCCTTATGTATTGGGAAGCGGTTCGGTTTATGATACACCAACCAAGTGGAAAGCCGTTGTCAAAAATGCTAAAAACGTAGTATTTTGGGGTACTGATCCGATAGTTACAAATCAAATAGGTTCTATTCCTCCACTTCATTCTAACTATCCTGGCATCATAGATCTTAAAAAATCAGGCATAAAAACTTATAGCGTAAACGTAATGGTTAACGATACTGCTCGCTATTTAGGCTCTGAACCTATAATAGTTGTACCCAATACCGATACCGCAATGGTGCTTGGAATGTGCCACTATCTATATGAAAATCATCTTTATGATGCCGAGTTTATTAAAAAATATACGGTTGGATTTAATAAATTTAAAGACTATTTGCTTGGTGTGGAAGATAAGATTGTTAAAGATGTTAAGTGGGCTAGTAAAATTTGTGGTGTTCAACCTGAATACATCGCTAAATTTGCAGAAAAACTAGCAAAAGAGCCTACTACTATTTTAATAGGTCGCGCACTTCAAAGAGCAGACCACGGAGAGCAAATTTTCTGGGCTTTAGTTACTCTAAACGCTATGCTAGGGCATATCGGCAAAGAGGGTCTTGGGTTTGAGTTTAGTTTAGGATATAACTCAGGCGGCGCCGGAGATAAGATAGCTCCGGTTTTAAAGGGTCTTAGCACAAGAATCAGTGAAAAATATGAGACACCAGACTCTCCTTGGAAAAAATTTAAAAACGTAACTATTCCTTCATCACGCTCTATCGAAGCACTTGAAAATCCAGGCAAAGAAATAGATCATAACGGTAAAAAGATAAAGCTTCCACATATGAGAGTCGCTTATAATGCATCAGGTTCGATGTTTACACGTCACCAAGATGTAAATAATATCGTTAAACAATGGAAGAAATTTGAGACAGTTATCACCGCAGAGCCTTATTGGACGAGTACAGCAAGGTTATCTGATATAGTATTCCCTGTGGCTATCGAAGTTGAGAGAAACGACATCAACCAAACCGCTCCAAACGGCGAATATATCGTAGCATATAGACCTATCATTAATCCTATGGGAGAGAGCAAGAGCGACTTTTGGATTTGTGAGCAAATTTGTAAAAGATGGGGCGTTGGCGAAGTATTCACAGAAGGAAAATCAGAGCTTGATTGGGTTAAGGAATTCTACAACGATGCGGTAACTCAAGCAAAAAATCTCAATGTGCAAATGCCTAAATTTGAAGAGTTCTGGGAAAAAGGCTTTGTAAGATTTGAGCAAGATAAGAAAGAGACCGAGCTATACACTAGACTAGCGGCGTTTAGAGAAAATCCTGTAAAAAATCGCCTTGGAACACCATCCGGTAAGATTGAAATTTACTCTCCTGCCGTAGCTAAATATGGCTATGATGACTGCCCTGGACATGCTACTTGGCTAGAGCCATTCGAGTGGCTCGGTAGCGAAAAGACTAAAAAATATCCGATACATATAGTAAGTCCTCACTCAAGATATCGCTTACACTCTCAGCTAAATAACTCTATTATTAGAAATTTTGCCGAGGTTAGCGGCAGAGAGCCTATTTTGATGAATCCAAAAGATGCTAAAGAAAGAGGTCTTGCCAATGGTGACATTGTAAGAGTATTTAATGATCGCGGTGAAATTTTAGCAGGTGTGCTTATAACCGATCTTATTCAAGAAAAGGTTGCGGCAATATGCGAAGGTGCGTGGTATGATCCTGAAAAATGGGGAGAAAAGAGCCTTTGCCAACATGGCTGCGTAAACGTATTAACTCGTGATAAAGGCACAAGTAAGCTAGCTCAAAGCAATACAGCCCACACAACTCTAGCACAGGTTGAGAAATTTAAAGGCGAGATTAAGCCTATAAAAGCATTTTCAAAACCTATTATTATTCAATCTCTATAA
- a CDS encoding FecCD family ABC transporter permease gives MSLKLIKRQVSFKFTLILLVALTFITAILALGIGRFSVGFGDVARSMLALLGFELEIPQNIYNVVTQIRLPRIIAAILVGAALGVSGTAYQGVFRNQLVSPDLLGVSAGACVGAASAILLDFSLLGIQAMAFVCGLIAVGMTLSIPKLMGRASTLMLVLSGVIVSGLMMSIIGFLKYIADPETKLADIVYWQLGSLAKVDVANLYVLAPIMVVCVILLILMSWRINLLSLGDLGAARLGVNVALERGIIIVCATLLTASSVCISGIVAWIGLLMPHLARMLVGADNSRSIPASIFMSAIFLVIVDTLARTMSVSEVPLGVLTGFIGTTFFVWVLFKNKRVV, from the coding sequence GTGAGTTTAAAACTGATAAAAAGGCAAGTCTCGTTTAAATTTACGCTCATCTTGCTTGTCGCGCTTACTTTTATAACGGCGATTTTAGCTCTTGGCATTGGTAGATTTAGCGTGGGTTTTGGCGATGTGGCGCGCTCTATGCTGGCTTTGCTTGGATTTGAGCTTGAGATACCTCAGAATATTTACAACGTCGTTACGCAGATTCGCCTTCCTCGCATCATCGCGGCGATTTTAGTAGGAGCTGCGCTTGGAGTAAGCGGCACCGCGTATCAAGGAGTTTTTAGAAACCAGCTGGTAAGCCCCGATCTACTTGGCGTCTCGGCTGGCGCTTGCGTGGGTGCAGCGAGCGCGATACTGCTTGATTTTTCATTGCTTGGCATTCAGGCTATGGCGTTTGTCTGCGGCTTGATCGCCGTTGGCATGACGCTAAGCATACCAAAGCTTATGGGTCGAGCAAGTACCCTTATGCTCGTGCTTTCAGGCGTCATCGTAAGCGGACTCATGATGTCGATAATCGGCTTTTTAAAATACATCGCAGACCCGGAAACCAAGCTAGCCGACATCGTCTACTGGCAGCTTGGAAGCCTAGCTAAGGTAGATGTGGCAAATTTATACGTGCTTGCGCCTATCATGGTCGTTTGCGTGATCTTGCTCATACTTATGAGCTGGCGGATAAATTTGCTCTCGCTTGGCGATCTTGGCGCGGCTAGGCTTGGCGTAAACGTCGCACTTGAGCGAGGCATCATCATAGTTTGCGCGACACTGCTTACGGCAAGTAGTGTTTGCATAAGCGGTATAGTGGCTTGGATAGGGCTTTTGATGCCTCATCTTGCGCGCATGCTAGTAGGAGCCGATAACTCAAGAAGCATACCGGCAAGCATATTTATGAGTGCGATTTTTTTGGTTATCGTTGATACTTTGGCTCGCACGATGAGCGTTAGCGAAGTGCCGCTTGGCGTGCTTACGGGCTTTATCGGCACGACCTTTTTCGTCTGGGTGCTTTTTAAAAACAAAAGGGTTGTTTGA
- a CDS encoding L-arabinose ABC transporter, giving the protein MCCFGARVFALIAITCLSFILHKFYPQIPVIAYYLLLANSLAFVMFALFFKDLLPKFVKPSAIHYFSLIGGVLGGLAATLAFKKFEGNFLKIELVLLAFWILIVSYITLNFTQVSAFFAGFLS; this is encoded by the coding sequence ATGTGCTGCTTTGGAGCGAGAGTTTTTGCGCTTATTGCGATAACTTGTCTGAGTTTTATCCTGCATAAATTCTATCCGCAAATTCCGGTTATCGCTTATTATCTGCTGCTTGCAAATTCGCTTGCGTTTGTTATGTTTGCGCTATTTTTTAAAGATCTTTTGCCTAAATTTGTAAAGCCTTCCGCGATTCACTATTTTTCGTTAATCGGCGGCGTTTTAGGCGGACTGGCCGCAACTTTAGCGTTTAAAAAATTTGAGGGAAATTTCTTAAAAATTGAGCTTGTTTTGCTTGCTTTTTGGATATTGATCGTATCTTACATAACGCTAAATTTCACTCAAGTTTCTGCATTTTTTGCGGGATTTTTAAGCTAA
- a CDS encoding ABC transporter substrate-binding protein, producing the protein MKKLSLVSLLILGLLSLNASEFRSVKDMAGNEVKIPAVTKKIGALWHANNQMILTVGGADKIVATTDKIKQNKWFAHIYKPIAQIPASLNGNDIQIEELVKLAPDAIIVSNKNYREELVKHGFNVFYALFTNYDDMKKSVMMTAEIIGDDAVKKAKEFNDYFDANFKLVNDVTSKISASDRPKVLHILNGTNLLKVDGKKTIINEWIELAGGVNAIEKEGNMIEITAEEIIKADPDVIIVGGVKNEQAVEKIYKDVAFSGLKAVKDKRVYGNPSGVFSWDRYGSEGALQILWAAKTLHPEKFQNIDMKAETKKFYKRFMNYELSDEEFGYILKGLSPEGK; encoded by the coding sequence ATGAAAAAGCTAAGCTTAGTTTCTCTACTTATTTTGGGTCTTTTAAGCCTAAATGCAAGCGAATTTAGAAGCGTCAAGGATATGGCCGGAAATGAGGTAAAAATTCCTGCCGTAACTAAAAAAATCGGCGCTCTTTGGCATGCAAATAACCAGATGATCCTAACGGTAGGCGGTGCAGACAAGATCGTGGCAACTACCGATAAGATCAAGCAAAACAAGTGGTTTGCACACATCTATAAGCCTATCGCGCAAATTCCCGCTTCACTAAACGGCAACGATATCCAGATAGAAGAGCTCGTAAAGCTAGCTCCCGATGCTATCATCGTGTCAAACAAAAACTACCGCGAAGAGCTGGTAAAGCATGGATTTAACGTATTTTACGCGCTTTTTACAAACTATGACGATATGAAAAAAAGTGTGATGATGACAGCTGAGATAATCGGCGATGATGCGGTTAAAAAAGCTAAAGAGTTTAACGACTATTTTGACGCAAATTTTAAGCTCGTAAATGATGTAACAAGCAAAATTTCAGCTTCCGATCGCCCAAAAGTGCTTCACATACTAAACGGCACAAATTTGCTAAAAGTTGATGGCAAAAAGACTATCATAAACGAGTGGATCGAGCTTGCAGGCGGAGTTAACGCTATCGAAAAAGAGGGCAATATGATAGAGATCACCGCCGAAGAGATCATCAAAGCAGATCCTGATGTGATTATCGTTGGAGGCGTTAAAAACGAGCAAGCCGTTGAAAAAATTTATAAAGATGTAGCGTTTTCTGGGCTAAAAGCGGTTAAAGATAAGAGAGTTTACGGCAATCCAAGCGGCGTGTTTAGCTGGGATAGATACGGCTCGGAAGGCGCTCTTCAGATACTTTGGGCGGCTAAAACTCTGCATCCTGAGAAGTTTCAAAACATCGATATGAAGGCTGAAACTAAGAAATTTTATAAGCGATTTATGAACTACGAACTAAGTGACGAGGAGTTTGGCTACATCCTAAAAGGACTAAGTCCGGAGGGTAAATAG
- the ciaB gene encoding invasion protein CiaB, with protein sequence MNDFVRVSQILKAFKAELNALYTNLEDNDILSEGLKIAGFEGAKSEKIAVLRRVVDLKEEPLENELKKLKKSEEEIKVVKDRMFIYVKNLYESRHANLINQIAQEGVLDEFYITLLKGVHDIGLAMNDWQISWNKQILQTTNKEFEAKFKDFNEALKFIDENKLFQTEPSGEKADRSYGAVVKSGEKYEFVPYVLAFKDEVGKVANRLDKMIESLKKIALQEDHKSYVNYFIKLKDAFCETDNSKVISVWQEAEIAWMDVRSQLQVGHPLEYYEDAYTHAVALEWDIRLAEVSEFDEEKFRREIKESFEKIYKQVVANSLKMHELVLSNINKTQLYISNPMIYYGAELNGLFSAQVVPNDEFVSKKCGKKIFAFVNHVYESAKARPFMRLSGEIFDKEFLNFGREILFTKPEVWRRVYEISTIGHEFGHVLFVSEDSEKEMNTGGVFKYIEEYKATTGGLVNFFLHEDEEYKMPVFHDLIARSVGLIAWREVDEVRAYYCEGLIHLSLLFKAGVLSFKDGKLSVNFSLQSYEKFKEICMKNYEDLATHYVKKAEAGEFLAKFCERDGQSYLPKDETVKEFVKFYYDKYQKIGNEVDNSGEWQKWQEIAKKQN encoded by the coding sequence ATGAATGATTTTGTGAGAGTTTCACAAATTTTAAAGGCTTTCAAGGCTGAACTAAACGCACTTTACACAAATCTTGAAGATAACGATATATTAAGCGAAGGGCTTAAGATAGCTGGATTTGAGGGTGCAAAGAGCGAAAAAATAGCCGTTTTAAGACGTGTTGTAGATCTTAAAGAAGAGCCGCTTGAAAACGAGCTAAAAAAGCTTAAAAAGAGCGAAGAAGAGATAAAAGTGGTAAAAGATCGGATGTTTATATATGTAAAAAATCTTTATGAAAGTCGCCACGCAAATTTGATAAATCAAATCGCGCAAGAGGGCGTTTTGGACGAATTTTATATAACACTGCTAAAGGGAGTTCACGACATAGGACTTGCGATGAACGACTGGCAAATATCGTGGAATAAGCAAATTTTACAGACTACAAATAAAGAATTTGAGGCTAAATTTAAAGATTTTAACGAGGCTTTGAAATTTATTGATGAAAACAAGCTTTTTCAGACCGAACCAAGCGGTGAGAAAGCAGACAGAAGCTACGGAGCGGTTGTAAAATCAGGCGAAAAATATGAATTTGTGCCTTATGTTTTGGCTTTTAAAGATGAGGTCGGCAAGGTGGCAAATAGGCTTGATAAGATGATAGAAAGCCTTAAAAAAATAGCTTTGCAAGAAGATCACAAGTCCTATGTGAACTATTTTATCAAGCTCAAAGACGCTTTTTGCGAGACGGATAACTCTAAAGTGATATCTGTTTGGCAAGAGGCTGAGATAGCTTGGATGGATGTGCGCTCGCAGCTTCAAGTAGGACATCCGCTTGAATACTACGAGGATGCCTACACGCACGCGGTCGCGCTTGAGTGGGACATCAGGCTTGCTGAAGTAAGCGAGTTTGACGAGGAGAAATTTAGACGCGAGATCAAAGAGAGCTTTGAAAAAATTTATAAGCAAGTGGTCGCAAATAGCCTTAAAATGCACGAGCTTGTGCTTTCAAATATAAACAAAACTCAGCTTTATATATCAAATCCCATGATTTACTACGGAGCCGAGCTTAACGGGCTATTTTCAGCCCAAGTCGTACCAAACGATGAGTTTGTAAGCAAAAAGTGCGGTAAGAAAATTTTTGCCTTTGTAAATCACGTCTATGAAAGTGCAAAAGCTAGGCCTTTTATGAGGCTTTCGGGCGAAATTTTTGATAAAGAGTTTTTAAATTTCGGAAGAGAAATTTTATTTACCAAACCTGAAGTATGGAGAAGAGTTTATGAAATTTCAACGATCGGACATGAGTTTGGACACGTGCTTTTTGTGAGCGAAGATAGCGAAAAAGAGATGAACACGGGAGGTGTATTTAAATACATCGAAGAGTATAAGGCGACCACCGGCGGGCTTGTGAACTTCTTTTTACATGAGGATGAAGAGTATAAGATGCCTGTATTTCACGATCTCATAGCTCGCTCTGTGGGGCTTATAGCTTGGCGTGAGGTTGATGAGGTTAGGGCGTATTATTGCGAAGGGCTCATTCATCTTAGCTTGCTTTTTAAAGCGGGTGTGCTTAGCTTTAAAGATGGGAAATTAAGCGTGAATTTTAGCTTGCAAAGCTACGAGAAATTTAAAGAAATTTGCATGAAAAACTACGAGGATTTGGCTACTCATTACGTTAAAAAGGCTGAAGCGGGCGAGTTTCTAGCCAAATTTTGCGAGCGTGACGGACAAAGCTATTTGCCAAAAGATGAGACCGTGAAAGAATTTGTGAAATTTTACTACGACAAGTACCAAAAGATCGGCAATGAGGTCGATAATAGCGGCGAATGGCAAAAGTGGCAAGAGATAGCCAAAAAACAAAACTAA
- the dut gene encoding dUTPase — translation MNAQEMIAQMLNLQQILNDETNGTGWEEGVNKNGKLINWRRCIYMECAELIDSFAWKHWKDINAPTNRENLRVEVVDIWHFLMSLMLEQYKIKNLGDIAKLSEAICASSGFNEFCKDAYNIEDESIYEVMNDIEMLIHKSSGFEFQLFDLLKVYFAMSLKCGVNLNSLYECYIGKNVLNRFRQNNGYKDGTYKKVWNGKEDNVVMSQILKLNLNGVDEIYGYLENEYKKVK, via the coding sequence ATGAACGCACAAGAGATGATAGCGCAAATGCTAAATTTGCAGCAAATTTTAAATGACGAAACTAACGGCACAGGCTGGGAAGAAGGCGTAAATAAAAATGGCAAGCTGATAAACTGGAGACGCTGCATATATATGGAGTGCGCAGAGCTCATAGATAGCTTTGCTTGGAAGCACTGGAAAGACATAAACGCGCCTACAAATAGAGAAAATTTGCGCGTTGAAGTGGTTGATATCTGGCACTTTTTGATGAGCCTTATGCTTGAGCAATACAAGATAAAAAACCTAGGCGACATAGCAAAATTAAGCGAAGCAATATGTGCTTCAAGCGGGTTTAACGAGTTTTGCAAGGACGCTTACAACATCGAGGACGAGAGCATTTACGAAGTGATGAACGACATAGAGATGCTCATACACAAATCAAGCGGCTTTGAGTTTCAGCTCTTTGACTTGCTTAAAGTGTATTTTGCGATGAGCCTAAAATGCGGCGTAAATTTAAACTCGCTATATGAGTGCTACATCGGTAAAAACGTGCTAAATCGCTTCCGCCAAAACAACGGCTATAAAGACGGCACTTATAAAAAAGTCTGGAACGGCAAGGAGGACAATGTAGTCATGAGCCAAATTTTAAAGCTAAATTTAAACGGCGTTGATGAGATATACGGCTATCTTGAAAACGAGTATAAAAAAGTAAAATGA
- a CDS encoding ATP/GTP-binding protein, with translation MQINSSYANFNNFYFSFKTSSGDEIKFSMYDNKSFEYASSRSSNAQSRSLTLTHEYGYNFSYVGNGLDENDKKELAKALESIAPSIDEFMKNVKAGETPAFAKLTNLANSLKKELPAIKDINHKNFVSEGTLRLFDELLKQNKADLNLLENSKKLFDSLIEQLDSFKLYV, from the coding sequence ATGCAGATTAATTCAAGTTACGCGAATTTCAACAACTTCTACTTCAGCTTCAAGACAAGCAGTGGAGATGAGATCAAATTTTCGATGTATGATAATAAAAGCTTTGAGTATGCAAGCTCTCGCTCCTCAAACGCTCAAAGCCGATCTTTAACGCTAACGCACGAGTATGGATATAACTTTTCTTATGTCGGAAACGGGCTTGATGAAAACGATAAAAAAGAGCTAGCTAAAGCGCTTGAAAGCATAGCTCCTAGCATAGATGAGTTTATGAAAAATGTAAAAGCGGGCGAAACTCCTGCGTTTGCTAAGCTTACAAACCTTGCAAATAGCCTTAAAAAAGAGCTTCCGGCCATCAAAGACATAAATCACAAAAATTTCGTTAGCGAAGGCACTTTAAGGCTGTTTGACGAGCTACTTAAACAAAATAAAGCCGATTTAAACCTGCTTGAAAACTCTAAAAAGCTGTTTGATAGCCTTATAGAGCAACTTGACAGCTTCAAACTATACGTTTAG
- a CDS encoding acyl-CoA thioesterase: protein MDSMGEPRIKLVALPKDTNSAGNIFGGWIMSQIDLAGATAAREVAPERVVTISMQEVIFKEPVFIGDVVSCYAKILAVGKTSIKTQIEVTALRLNKDGFRECIHVTSAIATYVSVTKDGHKKPIDEELKRLHGF from the coding sequence ATAGATTCAATGGGTGAGCCGCGTATCAAGCTGGTTGCGCTTCCGAAGGATACAAACTCTGCGGGCAATATATTTGGCGGTTGGATAATGAGTCAGATCGACCTTGCGGGAGCGACCGCCGCGCGTGAAGTGGCGCCTGAGAGAGTTGTAACGATATCTATGCAAGAGGTTATCTTTAAAGAGCCTGTCTTTATAGGAGATGTGGTTAGCTGCTACGCTAAAATTCTTGCAGTGGGCAAAACTTCGATAAAAACGCAGATAGAAGTAACGGCTCTAAGGCTAAATAAAGACGGCTTTCGCGAGTGCATACACGTAACAAGCGCGATCGCCACCTACGTAAGTGTCACAAAAGACGGGCATAAAAAGCCGATCGATGAAGAGTTAAAGAGACTGCACGGGTTTTAA